A genomic segment from Heterodontus francisci isolate sHetFra1 unplaced genomic scaffold, sHetFra1.hap1 HAP1_SCAFFOLD_58, whole genome shotgun sequence encodes:
- the LOC137365865 gene encoding histone H2B 5-like, producing MNGCELWKGAKKTVRKPSAKGGKKRRKSRKESYSICIVMKQVHHDTGISSKAMSIMNSFLNDIFERIAGEASRLAHYNKRSTISSREIQTAVCLLLPAELAKHAVSEGTKAVTKYTSSK from the coding sequence aagggcgccaagaaaactgtgagaaaaccgtcagcaaagggcggcaagaagcggagaaagtcgaggaaggagagttactccatctgcatagtgatgaagcaggttcaccacgacaccggcatctcctccaaggccatgagcatcatgaactcgtttctgaacgatattttcgagcgcatcgcgggtgaggcttcccgcctggcccattacaacaagcgcagcaccatcagctcccgggagatccagaccgccgtgtgcCTGCTGCTGCCcgcggagctggccaagcacgccgtgtcggaagggacaaaggcggtgaccaagtacaccagctccaagtaa